In one Syngnathus scovelli strain Florida unplaced genomic scaffold, RoL_Ssco_1.2 HiC_scaffold_25, whole genome shotgun sequence genomic region, the following are encoded:
- the LOC125993025 gene encoding janus kinase and microtubule-interacting protein 3-like isoform X1, which yields MRDSQSDTVFLFYFYFNLLSLFWPLFWSHVLVWRHLLDKFGISALPIYSCEQSIFYHLHHLFPPCYMTVEMGHYQSRVADLESALKQQGQNVKWVEEKQLLRQSNQQLAEKVRRMEAEEARLKEHIQDIRDQNELLEFRILELEEREWRSPVLKFLQVCFPDGLSPLQIYCEADGVSDIVISDLMKKLDILGDNAVSNLTNEEQVVVIHARTLPTLAEKWLEYIKVTKSALQQKMLDIESEKDMFCNQKGYLDEELDFRKRSMDQAHKVSRPQISRRTTDGRGLRPRGSWSWRPCCTRRYRSGTAPPRTAKKPATLA from the exons atgcgtgactcacaatccgacaccgtgttcctgttttatttctattttaacttgcttagcttattttggccccttttttggtctcatgttttggtctggcgccatcttttggacaaatttggaatttcagctctgccaatttattcctgtgaacaatccatattttaccatttgcaccatctcttccccccatgttacatgacagtagaaatgggtcactatcaaagcagagtagcagatctggagtcagcgctgaagcaacaaggacag aatgtcaagtgggtggaggagaagcagctgctgcgtcagagcaatcagcagttggccgaaaag gtcaggcgaatggaggcggaagaagcgcgtctgaaagagcacatccaggatatccgagaccaaaacgaactgcttgagttccgcatcctggagctggag gagagggagtggcgctcccccgtcttgaagtttctgcaagtctgtttcccagacggcctcagccctttgcagatctactgcgaggccgacggcgtgagc gacatcgtcatcagtgatctgatgaagaagctggacatcctgggcgataacgccgtaagt aatctcaccaacgaggagcaggtggtcgtgattcacgccaggacccttcccaccctagccgagaag tggttagaatacatcaaagtgaccaagtcagcacttcaacagaagatgttggacattgaaagtgagaag gatatgttctgcaaccagaagggctacctggatgaagagttggacttcaggaagcgttccatggaccaggctcataaggtaagccgccctcaaatctcccgccggactactgatggacgaggattgcggcccagaggatcatggagctggaggccatgttgtacgaggcgctaccgcagcgggactgccccgccacggacggcgaaaaagccagccacgctggcgtga
- the LOC125993025 gene encoding janus kinase and microtubule-interacting protein 3-like isoform X2, with protein sequence MRDSQSDTVFLFYFYFNLLSLFWPLFWSHVLVWRHLLDKFGISALPIYSCEQSIFYHLHHLFPPCYMTVEMGHYQSRVADLESALKQQGQNVKWVEEKQLLRQSNQQLAEKVRRMEAEEARLKEHIQDIRDQNELLEFRILELEEREWRSPVLKFLQVCFPDGLSPLQIYCEADGVSDIVISDLMKKLDILGDNANLTNEEQVVVIHARTLPTLAEKWLEYIKVTKSALQQKMLDIESEKDMFCNQKGYLDEELDFRKRSMDQAHKVSRPQISRRTTDGRGLRPRGSWSWRPCCTRRYRSGTAPPRTAKKPATLA encoded by the exons atgcgtgactcacaatccgacaccgtgttcctgttttatttctattttaacttgcttagcttattttggccccttttttggtctcatgttttggtctggcgccatcttttggacaaatttggaatttcagctctgccaatttattcctgtgaacaatccatattttaccatttgcaccatctcttccccccatgttacatgacagtagaaatgggtcactatcaaagcagagtagcagatctggagtcagcgctgaagcaacaaggacag aatgtcaagtgggtggaggagaagcagctgctgcgtcagagcaatcagcagttggccgaaaag gtcaggcgaatggaggcggaagaagcgcgtctgaaagagcacatccaggatatccgagaccaaaacgaactgcttgagttccgcatcctggagctggag gagagggagtggcgctcccccgtcttgaagtttctgcaagtctgtttcccagacggcctcagccctttgcagatctactgcgaggccgacggcgtgagc gacatcgtcatcagtgatctgatgaagaagctggacatcctgggcgataacgcc aatctcaccaacgaggagcaggtggtcgtgattcacgccaggacccttcccaccctagccgagaag tggttagaatacatcaaagtgaccaagtcagcacttcaacagaagatgttggacattgaaagtgagaag gatatgttctgcaaccagaagggctacctggatgaagagttggacttcaggaagcgttccatggaccaggctcataaggtaagccgccctcaaatctcccgccggactactgatggacgaggattgcggcccagaggatcatggagctggaggccatgttgtacgaggcgctaccgcagcgggactgccccgccacggacggcgaaaaagccagccacgctggcgtga
- the LOC125993025 gene encoding janus kinase and microtubule-interacting protein 3-like isoform X3, whose translation MGHYQSRVADLESALKQQGQNVKWVEEKQLLRQSNQQLAEKVRRMEAEEARLKEHIQDIRDQNELLEFRILELEEREWRSPVLKFLQVCFPDGLSPLQIYCEADGVSDIVISDLMKKLDILGDNAVSNLTNEEQVVVIHARTLPTLAEKWLEYIKVTKSALQQKMLDIESEKDMFCNQKGYLDEELDFRKRSMDQAHKVSRPQISRRTTDGRGLRPRGSWSWRPCCTRRYRSGTAPPRTAKKPATLA comes from the exons atgggtcactatcaaagcagagtagcagatctggagtcagcgctgaagcaacaaggacag aatgtcaagtgggtggaggagaagcagctgctgcgtcagagcaatcagcagttggccgaaaag gtcaggcgaatggaggcggaagaagcgcgtctgaaagagcacatccaggatatccgagaccaaaacgaactgcttgagttccgcatcctggagctggag gagagggagtggcgctcccccgtcttgaagtttctgcaagtctgtttcccagacggcctcagccctttgcagatctactgcgaggccgacggcgtgagc gacatcgtcatcagtgatctgatgaagaagctggacatcctgggcgataacgccgtaagt aatctcaccaacgaggagcaggtggtcgtgattcacgccaggacccttcccaccctagccgagaag tggttagaatacatcaaagtgaccaagtcagcacttcaacagaagatgttggacattgaaagtgagaag gatatgttctgcaaccagaagggctacctggatgaagagttggacttcaggaagcgttccatggaccaggctcataaggtaagccgccctcaaatctcccgccggactactgatggacgaggattgcggcccagaggatcatggagctggaggccatgttgtacgaggcgctaccgcagcgggactgccccgccacggacggcgaaaaagccagccacgctggcgtga